The nucleotide window ACGACCTGGACTCCGCGCCGCACACGATGAGCTCCGTGGTGGTCAACCCGTACTTCGACTGGGGCGACGACCGCCTCCCGCGCACCGAGTACCACCACACCGTGCTCTACGAGGCCCATGTGAAGGGCCTCACGATGCTGCACCCCGGGCTGCCGGACGAGCTGCGCGGCACGTACGCGGCGCTCGCCCATCCGGCCGTCATCGAACACCTGACCGAGCTGGGCGTGACGGCGCTCGAACTGATGCCGGTCCACCAGTTCGTGAACGACCACCGTCTGGTCGACATGGGCCTCAACAACTACTGGGGCTACAACACGATCGGCTTCTTCGCCCCGCACAACGCGTACGCCTCCTGGGGCGACCGCGGACAGCAGGTCCTGGAGTTCAAGTCGGCCGTCCGGGCGCTGCACGAGGCGGGTATCGAGGTCATCCTCGACGTGGTCTACAACCACACCGCCGAGGGCAACCACCTGGGCCCGACGCTGTCCTTCAAGGGGCTCGACAACGCCTCGTACTACCGGCTGACGGACGACCCCACCTACTACATGGACACCACGGGCACGGGGAACTCCCTGCTCATGCGCTCCCCGCACGTGCTCCAGCTGATCATGGACTCGCTGCGGTACTGGGTCACCGAGATGCACGTCGACGGGTTCCGCTTCGACCTGGCGGCGACCCTGGCCCGGCAGTTCCACGAGGTGGACCGGCTGTCGTCGTTCTTCGACCTGGTCCAGCAGGACCCGGTGGTCTCCCAGGTGAAGCTGATCGCCGAGCCCTGGGACGTCGGCGAGGGCGGCTACCAGGTGGGCAATTTCCCGCCGCTGTGGACCGAGTGGAACGGCAAGTACCGCGACACGGTCCGGGACATGTGGCGCGGCGAACCGCAGACGCTCGCGGAGTTCGCGTCCCGGCTGACGGGGTCCTCGGACCTCTACCAGGACGACGGGCGGCGCCCGCTGGCCTCGATCAACTTCGTCACCTGCCACGACGGCTTCACGATGCACGACCTGGTGTCGTACAACGAGAAGCACAACGACGCGAACGGCGAGGACAACCGCGACGGCGAGAGCCACAACCGGTCGTGGAACTGCGGGGCCGAGGGCGAGACCGACGACCCGGAGGTCCTGGAGCTGCGGGCCCGCCAGCACCGCAACTTCACCGCGACCCTGCTGCTCTCGCAGGGCGTGCCGATGCTCAGTCACGGCGACGAGTTCGCGCGTACGCAGGGCGGCAACAACAACGCGTACTGCCAGGACACCGAGCTGGCCTGGGTGCCGTGGCCGGAGGACGGCAGCGAGCTGCTGGAGTTCACGCGCGCGATGGTGTGGCTGCGCCGTGAGCACCCGGTGTTCCGGCGGCGCCGGTTCTTCCACGGGCGGCCCGTGGAGGGCACCCACGACGACCTGTCGGACATCGCCTGGTTCACCCCCGCCGGCAAGGAGATGACCGACGAGGACTGGGGTTCCACGCAGTCACGGGCGCTGTCGGTGTTCCTCAACGGCAACGCCATCTCGGAGCCGGGCCCCCGCGGGGAGCGGATCACCGACGACTCGTTCCTGCTGCTGTTCAACGCCTCGCCGAAGACGCTGGACTTCGTGGTCCCGGTGGGCCACGGGCGGCAGTGGCAGGTGATCGTGGACACGGGGCGGCCCGGCGGGGTTCCCGCCGGGGCCGGGGAGAAGGTGAACGCGGGCGAAAGCCTGACCATGGTCGACAGGAGCATGGTGGTGCTGCAGCGGCCTGCGTGACCGTACGCGGTCGACTGCGGGCAGGAGATCGCGCGGTTGCCCGCGCCCCTTTCCAGGGGCGCGGGCAACCGCGCGACGAGCCCTCACCGGACCCGCGGCCGAAAACGGCGCACCCCCACGGAGCGCCACCGGCACGAAACGCCCCCGGCCGGGTACGTAAGTTCCCATGACACCTGCGCACCCCGGCCCCACCGCCACCTACCGTCTCCAGCTCCAGCCCGAGTTCCCCTTCGGCGCGGCCGAGCAGGCGGTCCCGTACCTGGCCGGGCTCGGGATCTCCCACCTGCACCTGTCCCCCGTCCTGGAGGCCGTCCCCGGCTCGGGACACGGCTACGAC belongs to Streptomyces sp. V3I8 and includes:
- the glgX gene encoding glycogen debranching protein GlgX yields the protein MQVWPGQAYPLGATYDGAGTNFAVFSEAADRIELCLLHDDGSETAIELRETDAFVRHAYLPGIMPGQRYGFRVHGPYEPERGQRCNSAKLLLDPYAKAISGSIEWGEEVYGYHFGAPDERNDLDSAPHTMSSVVVNPYFDWGDDRLPRTEYHHTVLYEAHVKGLTMLHPGLPDELRGTYAALAHPAVIEHLTELGVTALELMPVHQFVNDHRLVDMGLNNYWGYNTIGFFAPHNAYASWGDRGQQVLEFKSAVRALHEAGIEVILDVVYNHTAEGNHLGPTLSFKGLDNASYYRLTDDPTYYMDTTGTGNSLLMRSPHVLQLIMDSLRYWVTEMHVDGFRFDLAATLARQFHEVDRLSSFFDLVQQDPVVSQVKLIAEPWDVGEGGYQVGNFPPLWTEWNGKYRDTVRDMWRGEPQTLAEFASRLTGSSDLYQDDGRRPLASINFVTCHDGFTMHDLVSYNEKHNDANGEDNRDGESHNRSWNCGAEGETDDPEVLELRARQHRNFTATLLLSQGVPMLSHGDEFARTQGGNNNAYCQDTELAWVPWPEDGSELLEFTRAMVWLRREHPVFRRRRFFHGRPVEGTHDDLSDIAWFTPAGKEMTDEDWGSTQSRALSVFLNGNAISEPGPRGERITDDSFLLLFNASPKTLDFVVPVGHGRQWQVIVDTGRPGGVPAGAGEKVNAGESLTMVDRSMVVLQRPA